The stretch of DNA CCCATGGAGACCTTTACGCCCTCTTTCGTGAGATCTTCAAGTGACGTTATGTTTGCGGGATTTCCCAAAGGCACACCGATGACCGGGATATGATATGCCACAAGGGATTCATTTCCTACATATCCCTTTTTCATGGCATTATTAAACTCAAGTGTTGCTCCCGGCATGAAGACATCCCCCATCTGTGTAAGCTCCATCTGGGCAAGGAGCTGACCGCACCCTGCATAATTGTATGTTACCGGAATTCCCGTCTCTTCAGTAAACTTTTCACCGATGATCTGCATCGGGGCTTTCATTCCTGCGCCGCAGTATACCAGCAGGCTCTCTTCGCCGGATGTATTTTCAGCCTGAACGGTGCCCGAATCGCCTGATCCGGTACATCCGCACAGTAATACGGCAAAAACCAGCAGAAGGCCGACTGTTGCAGCCAATAATTTTTTAACCATACGATTCAGTTTTACTTTTAAGGCATATTAAACAATTTCATTTGATTCGTTGATAAAAAAGAATTTTTCCGGATGCTTTGGATGATGAGAAATTTATTTCCAATATCATTCAACCTTGGTTCTTTCCCGGTCTCTCAGTTCTTTTGGGGTGGCATTCCACTCTTCGATATCGTCAAGGTGCTTTTCATCCACCCAGCCGCTCTTTACCTCCTCGCGGTGATCGAACCTGTATACATACGGCTTGATGTCAAGCAACGGTGTTCCGTCCAGGATATCGACCGAACCGATCTTCAGCCTGTTTCCCTTCACACCAAGGAGATCGACAATCGAGAATCCGATAGGATTGGGCCTGTTGA from Methanolacinia petrolearia DSM 11571 encodes:
- the modA gene encoding molybdate ABC transporter substrate-binding protein, with amino-acid sequence MVKKLLAATVGLLLVFAVLLCGCTGSGDSGTVQAENTSGEESLLVYCGAGMKAPMQIIGEKFTEETGIPVTYNYAGCGQLLAQMELTQMGDVFMPGATLEFNNAMKKGYVGNESLVAYHIPVIGVPLGNPANITSLEDLTKEGVKVSMGEPDSMALGTIAKNIFNKSGILDEVMDNVVVQRATVNEIVTDITLGNADAAIIWSDLYNPETMEIIEIPRSQNLIKIIPIGTLTFSDQPETAQKFVDFVASDSGGKAVFEEYGFIVYPNSEYADITP